Proteins encoded in a region of the Anopheles ziemanni chromosome 2, idAnoZiCoDA_A2_x.2, whole genome shotgun sequence genome:
- the LOC131288886 gene encoding glutamate-rich WD repeat-containing protein 1, giving the protein MSGANDKREVAEDQNIEDCILAAASDDDMSDEDEAGEEKVKAKVYLPGHNLSPEEELVCDESAYIMLHSAHTGAPCLSFDVVQDPLGEDREDFPMTAFVVSGTQAARTHVNSVIVMKMSNLTRTSKAKSGDDDEDDEDEEDSDDEDVGGMGEDPHLDCALIKHAGCVNRLRVTTFNSIQYVATWSEMGKVHIYNINEQLAAVEDKHACRTYQDNKVGEAIKPDFTFSGHQKEGFAMDWCTTTRGMLATGDCRRDIHIWRPNDKGSWTVDQRPLIGHTDSVEDIQWSPNEPNVLASCSVDKSIRIWDCRAAPSKACMLTAANVHESDVNVISWNRNEPLIASGGDDGVLHIWDLRQFQSKTPVATFKHHTDHITTVEWHPKESTVLASGGDDDQIALWDLSVEKDEDVEDAVTNDDPRLNDLPPQLLFIHQGQKEIKELHWHPQLKGVILSTAHSGFNIFRTISV; this is encoded by the exons ATGTCGGGGGCCAACGATAAGAGGGAAGTGGCCGAGGATCAAAACATCGAAGATTGCATCCTGGCAGCGGCGAGTGATGATGACATgagcgacgaggacgaggccGGTGAAGAAAAGGTGAAAGCGAAGGTATACTTACCCGGACACAATTTATCCCCCGAGGAGGAGCTGGTTTGCGACGAGTCCGCCTACATTATGCTGCATTCGGCCCACACGGGTGCGCCCTGCCTCAGCTTCGATGTCGTACAGGATCCGCTCGGTGAGGATCGGGAAGATTTCCCAATGACCGCGTTCGTCGTGTCCGGAACGCAGGCAGCCCGCACCCACGTCAACAGTGTGATCGTGATGAAAATGTCCAACCTGACGCGAACGTCGAAGGCCAAGAGTGGcgatgacgacgaggacgacgaggatGAGGAGGACAGTGATGACGAGGATGTTGGCGGAATGGGGGAGGATCCGCATCTGGACTGTGCGTTGATTAAGCACGCCGGGTGCGTGAACCGATTGCGGGTTACGACGTTCAACAGCATCCAGTACGTGGCCACGTGGAGCGAAATGGGCAAGGTGCACATTTACAACATTAACGAGCAGTTGGCGGCGGTCGAAGATAAGCATGCATGCCGGACGTACCAGGACAACAAGGTCGGGGAGGCCATAAAGCCAGACTTCACCTTTTCCGGCCACCAGAAGGAGGGTTTCGCGATGGACTGGTGTACGACGACACGGGGCATGCTGGCGACGGGCGATTGCCGGCGGGACATTCACATTTGGCGCCCGAACGACAAGGGTTCGTGGACCGTCGATCAGCGACCGCTGATTGGGCACACCGATTCGGTCGAGGACATTCAGTGGAGCCCGAACGAGCCGAACGTGTTGGCGTCGTGTTCGGTGGATAAATCGATCCGCATCTGGGACTGCCGGGCGGCCCCTTCGAAGGCGTGCATGCTGACGGCGGCGAACGTGCACGAGAGTGACGTGAACGTGATCAGCTGGAATCGGAACGAACCACTGATCGCTAGTG GTGGCGATGATGGAGTCCTGCACATTTGGGACCTGCGTCAGTTCCAATCGAAAACACCAGTCGCAACGTTCAAACACCACACCGACCACATTACCACCGTCGAGTGGCACCCGAAGGAATCGACCGTGCTGGCATCGGGCGGTGACGACGATCAGATCGCACTGTGGGATCTTTCCGTGGAAAAGGATGAGGATGTCGAGGACGCGGTCACGAACGATGATCCACGCCTGAACGATCTGCCCCCGCAGCTGCTGTTCATTCACCAGGGACAGAAGGAAATCAAGGAACTGCACTGGCACCCGCAGCTGAAGGGTGTGATACTATCAACGGCTCACAGTGGTTTCAATATTTTCCGTACCATCAGTGTGTAG
- the LOC131288845 gene encoding mismatch repair endonuclease PMS2, with translation MAEESETTCLPATNAESRKINVIDKETVHKICSGQVVLNLAVAVKELVENSLDAGATLIEVKLRDHGAELVEVSDNGSGVEEKNFQGLTAKYHTSKLKEFSDLESIETFGFRGEALSSLCALSDMVITTRHCSAGHATKLTLNHEGRIQTQTPCARPIGTTVTLTNLFSTLPVRKKEFQRNIKKEFLRMCQILQAYCLVSTGVRIICSNQTSKGAKSVIMSTHGSSRVLDNVTALFGPKQTAELMELKPAIGNNGKLQDLDASDFDDSIALTQEEVDNFNLSKYTIEGYISSCAHGSGRGSKDRQFFFINSRPCEPKQISKLVNDAYHRYNVHQHPFVYLNLQMERSEVDVNLTPDKRQVLVNNEKILLLAVRKSIKKTFGNVPSSFKVQNLNLSDSSRLLNISLPPVRDDDEEQEDMSIDEQRKAGSVDKCSAGDLLFTFEVPKHVPSGTGGLKRKRNSNGGNGLQKIKDFLEASRSAGNSEPVGDGDGSQDEDEMRLLKQPKSETNPYDLTILKEPALEDDPVQDAKESVRVIRCTQSASNELLSMEDPALPTGKESNGTFSQESVTELVSLMSCKPESCESSQEDIKEPLGVKRESSSESFLSIDQFVAAPVKREANDKSLDSDLDQGPTIVIDDAPSEDDLEVKNRNHQLLTISHTSLEQLIERERKLRDEKNANDQRALTRLRFKSKINPASNRAAENELQTEITKTDFGAMKVIGQFNLGFIVARLGDDLFIVDQHATDEKYNFEDLQRTTVLQNQRLVVPQPLELTAVNEMVLIDSLDIFEMNGFKFEIDGAAPTTRKVKLIAKPYSRNWEFGKEDIDELIFMLQEAPNTVCRPSRVRAMFASRACRKSVMIGTALSVREMERLLRHMGEIDQPWNCPHGRPTMRHLVNLAMINQIDNTTEA, from the exons ATGGCAgaggaaagtgaaacaacCTGTTTGCCGGCAACGAATGCGGAATCTAGAAAGATCAATGTCATCGACAAGGAAACAGTGCATAAGATCTGCTCGGGACAG GTGGTCTTAAATTTGGCCGTGGCTGTAAAAGAGTTGGTGGAAAACTCTCTCGATGCCGGCGCAACGTTAATTGAGGTGAAACTTCGTGACCATGGCGCCGAGCTGGTGGAGGTATCTGACAATGGTAGCGgtgtggaggagaaaaatTTTCAAGGATTGA CGGCCAAGTACCATACGTCGAAGCTGAAGGAGTTTTCCGACCTCGAGTCGATCGAAACGTTCGGCTTCAGGGGGGAAGCACTCAGTTCCCTGTGCGCCCTGTCCGATATGGTCATCACGACACGTCACTGTTCGGCGGGACACGCAACCAAACTGACGCTGAACCACGAAGGGCGAATACAAACGCAGACACCGTGCGCCCGTCCCATCGGCACGACGGTCACGCTGaccaatttgttttccacgctACCGGTGCGCAAGAAAGAATTtcaacggaacatcaaaaaagaaTTCCTTCGCATGTGCCAGATTCTGCAGGCGTACTGTCTCGTCTCGACCGGGGTGCGCATCATTTGTTCCAACCAAACGAGCAAAGGTGCCAAGTCGGTGATCATGAGCACCCACGGATCGTCCCGGGTACTCGACAATGTGACGGCCCTGTTCGGGCCGAAGCAAACGGCCGAACTGATGGAACTGAAGCCAGCGATCGGGAACAACGGGAAGCTGCAGGATTTGGATGCGAGCGACTTTGACGACAGCATCGCGTTGACGCAGGAGGAGGTGGACAATTTCAACCTCTCCAAGTACACCATCGAGGGTTACATCTCCAGCTGCGCCCACGGTTCCGGTCGGGGCAGCAAAGATCGAcagtttttcttcatcaacTCGCGGCCCTGCGAACCGAAACAAATCAGCAAACTCGTGAACGATGCATACCACCGGTACAATGTCCACCAGCACCCGTTCGTGTATCTCAACCTGCAAATGGAGCGCTCGGAGGTGGACGTCAACTTGACCCCCGACAAGCGGCAGGTGCTGGTAAATAACGAGAAGATTCTCCTACTGGCCGTACGCAAGTCGATCAAGAAAACGTTCGGCAACGTTCCGTCGTCGTTTAAGGTGCAGAACTTGAACCTTAGCGATTCGAGTCGGTTGTTAAACATTTCCCTACCGCCGGTGagggatgatgatgaggagcAGGAGGACATGAGCATCGATGAGCAGCGGAAGGCGGGATCGGTCGACAAATGTTCGGCCGGTGATCTTCTGTTCACCTTTGAAGTACCGAAACATGTTCCCAGCGGAACGGGAGGGTTGAAGCGCAAAAGAAACTCCAACGGAGGGAATGGTTTGCAGAAGATAAAAGATTTTCTAGAGGCCTCGAGGTCAGCCGGAAACTCTGAACCGGTGGGAGATGGCGATGGTTCACAGGATGAGGATGAAATGCGTTTGCTTAAGCAACCGAAAAGTGAGACGAATCCCTACGATCTAACCATTTTAAAGGAACCTGCGTTAGAAGATGACCCGGTACAAGATGCTAAGGAGTCCGTTCGAGTGATTCGATGCACTCAAAGCGCTTCGAACGAGCTGCTTTCAATGGAAGACCCCGCGTTACCGACTGGGAAGGAATCGAATGGAACTTTCTCGCAGGAATCCGTCACCGAACTTGTGTCCCTGATGAGTTGTAAACCGGAATCATGCGAGTCTTCGCAAGAGGACATCAAAGAACCTCTCGGTGTCAAAAGAGAATCGAGTTCGGAATCGTTTCTTTCCATCGACCAGTTTGTCGCCGCCCCAGTAAAGCGCGAAGCGAACGACAAAAGTCTCGATTCGGACCTGGACCAAGGACCAACCATCGTTATCGACGATGCTCCCTCGGAGGACGATCTGGAGGTTAAAAATCGCAACCACCAACTGCTGACCATTTCTCACACCTCCCTCGAACAGCTGATCGAGCGGGAACGGAAGCTACGGGACGAAAAGAACGCCAACGACCAGCGCGCCCTCACACGGTTACGATTCAAGAGTAAAATCAATCCGGCCAGCAATCGAGCGGCAGAAAACGAGCTACAGACGGAAATCACAAAAACCGACTTCGGGGCGATGAAAGTAATCGGTCAGTTTAATCTCGGCTTCATCGTTGCCCGGCTCGGGGACGATCTGTTCATCGTCGATCAGCATGCGACCGATGAGAAGTACAACTTTGAGGACCTCCAGCGGACGACGGTGCTGCAGAACCAGCGACTCGTGGTGCCGCAACCGCTCGAGCTGACCGCTGTCAACGAGATGGTGCTGATCGACAGTTTGGACAttttcgagatgaatgggttcAAGTTCGAAATTGACGGCGCCGCCCCGACGACGCGCAAGGTGAAGCTGATTGCGAAACCGTACAGCCGGAACTGGGAGTTCGGGAAGGAGGATATCGACGAGCTGATCTTTATGCTGCAGGAAGCACCGAACACCGTATGCCGGCCTTCCCGTGTGCGGGCCATGTTTGCATCGCGTGCCTGCCGCAAGTCGGTCATGATCGGGACCGCCTTGTCTGTGAGGGAAATGGAACGGCTCCTGCGGCACATGGGGGAGATTGATCAACCTTGG aacTGTCCACATGGACGTCCAACGATGCGTCATTTGGTGAACCTGGCGATGATCAATCAAATTGATAACACGACAGAAGCATAA
- the LOC131288939 gene encoding basic helix-loop-helix neural transcription factor TAP, whose protein sequence is MPKRKKAPSPKFDILEDGFDDDLSSNDDKPGTPIQRNAANARERARMRVLSKAFFNLKRNIPWVPADTKLSKLDTLRLAKNYITYLVATLDGQSVEDFSTNLAQPPKTAWPFIFQQVQPPDTGKTKTQPQAQASAATATTVPATVGQATACAGDGGKWRDFRQKDVSGRASSAGKVVEDIQSPTGNAAVASNHQPPLVFADSGPPSAMEGVNEYGTFGDPMEIGTVTATGVHCHNQQPLHHQHNHHQQHQHQHHHQQQQQHQQGPHHYQGSGNVVPIHSDGCHLGGAIGISGAYQRQHMTSIGSD, encoded by the exons ACGACAAACCAGGAACACCGATACAACGCAACGCAGCGAACGCACGCGAACGCGCCCGGATGCGGGTCCTGTCGAAGGCGTTCTTCAACCTGAAGCGCAACATCCCGTGGGTACCGGCGGATACGAAGCTCTCCAAGCTGGACACGCTCCGGCTGGCCAAGAACTACATCACCTACCTGGTGGCCACCCTCGACGGGCAGTCGGTGGAGGACTTTTCCACCAACCTGGCGCAACCTCCGAAAACG GCTTGGCCGTTCATTTTCCAACAAGTTCAACCGCCCGACACGGGTAAAACGAAAACACAGCCTCAGGCCCAGGCGTCCGCAGCAACGGCGACGACGGTGCCGGCCACCGTCGGACAGGCCACAGCATGCGCGGGCGATGGCGGAAAGTGGCGGGACTTTCGTCAAAAGGATGTCAGCGGTCGGGCATCGTCCGCCGGGAAGGTGGTGGAAGATATTCAATCGCCTACCGGCAACGCAGCAGTGGCATCGAATCACCAGCCGCCGCTTGTATTCGCCGACAGTGGCCCACCATCGGCCATGGAAGGTGTCAACGAATATGGCACATTTGGTGATCCGATGGAGATCGGCACCGTCACTGCCACTGGGGTCCACTGTCATAACCAGCAGCCCCTCCATCACCAACATAATCACcatcaacagcaccagcatcaacatcatcatcagcagcagcagcaacaccaacagGGACCAC ACCATTACCAGGGCAGTGGCAACGTTGTGCCAATCCACAGCGATGGATGCCACCTTGGTGGAGCTATTGGAATTTCCGGAGCATACCAACGCCAGCATATGACTTCGATTGGCAGTGATTGA